One Salvia splendens isolate huo1 chromosome 12, SspV2, whole genome shotgun sequence genomic window carries:
- the LOC121758098 gene encoding alpha-L-fucosidase 2-like isoform X1: protein MLRRGFSILLLVALAVELSFWFGAGVSVNDKDVWSSSSEKGINGGRSLEVRFDGAATHWTDALPVGNGRLGAMIWGGITNETINLNEDTLWTGTPGDYADPDAPTTLSEVRKLVDSGKYAEATAVAANLSGNPSAVYQLLGDIKLEFDESHAAFDKGTYQRVLDLDTATVKVQYSVNQVEFERDYFASYPDEVIVMKISVNKSSSLNFTVSLDSKLHHHAYANNNSQIILDGRCPVRRIPPHVFGNSIPKERDALGPVQHTNPKGIEYFAVLDLQIGDGVGDVHVLDGRKLQVVGCNWAVIRLTAASTFDGPFTDPVDSKRDPSSESLKKMDAAKAHSYADLYSRHVNDYQALFHRVSLQLTKGPTNATKNDKDGVMTTAERVKSFKIDEDPSLVELLFQYGRYLLIACSRPGSQPANLQGIWNKDIEPAWDGAPHLNINLQMNYWPSLSCNLKECQEPLFDYISSLSVNGKKTAQVNYGASGWVTHQVSDIWAKTSADRGQAVWALWPMGGAWLCTHLWDHYAYTMDKEFLRNKAYPLMEGCASFLLDWLIEGPGGRLETNPSTSPEHTFTAPDGKPASVSYSATMDMQIIREVFSNIVSAAEELGKSDDLIARVRKAQARLRSTTIAKDESIMEWAEEFADPEVHHRHLSHLFGLFPGHSINVGQTPDLCKAAEKTLIKRGEEGPGWSTTWKAASWARLHNSEHAYRMVKHLFDLVEPSHESDFEGGLYANLFTAHPPFQIDANFGFSAAVAEMLVQSSVRHLYLLPALPREKWANGCAKGLKVHGGLTVSVCWSEGDLDQLGIWSNNAGNGVKTLHYRGAAATANISSGMLYTFNSHLECVDTRTLL, encoded by the exons ATGTTACGAAGAGGGTTTTCCATTTTGTTGCTTGTTGCGTTGGCTGTGGAACTAAGTTTCTGGTTTGGAGCTGGTGTGAGTGTGAATGATAAGGATGTGTGGAGCTCGAGTTCGGAGAAAGGCATCAATGGTGGGAGGAGCCTTGAGGTTAGGTTTGATGGGGCTGCTACACACTGGACTGATGCTCTTCCTGTTGGGAATGGGCGTCTTGGTGCTATGATTTGGGGTGGCATTACCAACGAAACCATCAATCTCAAtg AGGACACCCTCTGGACAGGGACTCCTGGTGATTATGCAGATCCTGATGCTCCAACCACCCTATCTGAGGTTAGGAAGCTTGTCGATAGCGGGAAGTATGCAGAGGCTACTGCAGTTGCAGCCAATCTCTCAGGAAATCCTTCTGCT GTGTACCAGCTCTTGGGAGACATAAAGCTAGAGTTTGATGAGTCTCATGCTGCTTTTGATAAAGGAACTTATCAAAGAGTGTTGGATTTAGACACAGCGACCGTTAAAGTGCAGTATTCTGTCAATCAAGTTGAGTTTGAAAGGGACTATTTTGCTTCATATCCGGATGAAGTAATTGTGATGAAGATTTCTGTAAACAAGTCTTCATCTCTTAATTTTACAGTGTCCCTAGACAGCAAACTGCATCACCATGCTTATGCAAATAACAACAGCCAAATCATTTTAGATGGACGTTGTCCAGTCAGAAGAATCCCTCCACACGTCTTTGGGAACTCTATTCCCAAAGAAAGAGACGCTCTCGGGCCTGTTCAGCACACCAATCCCAAAGGAATTGAGTATTTTGCAGTTCTGGATTTGCAGATTGGAGATGGTGTGGGTGACGTTCATGTTTTGGATGGTAGAAAGCTACAGGTGGTGGGTTGCAACTGGGCTGTTATCCGTCTTACTGCAGCATCAACATTTGACGGACCCTTTACAGACCCCGTGGACTCAAAAAGGGATCCTAGCTCTGAGTCCTTGAAAAAAATGGATGCTGCCAAAGCACACTCATATGCTGATCTTTACTCACGCCATGTCAATGACTATCAAGCACTTTTCCATCGTGTCTCATTGCAGCTTACCAAGGGCCCCACAAATGCTACAAAAAATGACAAGGATGGGGTGATGACAACTGCTGAGAGGGTTAAGTCTTTTAAAATTGATGAAGATCCTTCACTAGTTGAGCTTCTGTTCCAGTATGGTCGATACCTATTGATTGCTTGTTCGCGTCCTGGATCCCAGCCTGCAAACCTTCAAGGCATCTGGAATAAGGACATCGAGCCAGCATGGGA TGGTGCTCCTCACTTGAATATCAATCTCCAAATGAACTATTGGCCTTCTCTCTCTTGCAACCTCAAAGAGTGCCAAGAGCCTTTGTTTGACTATATTTCTTCTCTGTCCGTAAATGGGAAAAAGACTGCACAG GTGAACTATGGGGCGAGCGGTTGGGTTACACATCAGGTGTCTGATATATGGGCCAAAACATCTGCGGATCGTGGCCAAGCTGTGTGGGCTTTGTGGCCGATGGGTGGAGCATGGCTTTGTACTCATTTATGGGATCATTATGCTTATACAATGGACAAA GAATTCTTGAGAAACAAAGCATATCCATTGATGGAAGGCTGCGCTTCATTTTTACTTGACTGGTTAATTGAAGGCCCAGGTGGAAGACTTGAAACAAATCCATCGACCTCCCCGGAGCATACCTTTACTGCTCCGGATGGTAAGCCTGCTAGTGTAAGCTACTCAGCAACCATGGACATGCAAATTATTAGAGAGGTTTTCTCCAACATTGTTTCTGCTGCTGAG GAATTGGGAAAAAGCGATGATCTTATTGCAAGAGTCCGTAAAGCTCAAGCACGCCTTAGGTCAACCACGATTGCTAAGGATGAGTCCATTATGGAATGG GCAGAGGAGTTTGCAGATCCAGAGGTGCACCACAGGCATCTGTCACATCTATTCGGGCTTTTTCCTGGGCATAGCATCAACGTCGGACAGACCCCTGATCTATGTAAAGCTGCTGAGAAAACCCTAATCAAACGAG GAGAGGAGGGTCCGGGATGGTCGACCACATGGAAAGCTGCCTCGTGGGCACGGCTGCATAACAGCGAGCACGCATACCGGATGGTGAAGCATCTTTTCGATCTAGTGGAGCCCAGCCACGAGAGCGATTTTGAAGGAGGGCTATATGCGAACCTCTTCACTGCTCATCCACCTTTCCAGATCGATGCAAACTTCGG ATTTTCGGCAGCAGTGGCGGAGATGCTAGTTCAGAGCAGCGTGAGACACTTGTACCTGCTGCCGGCTCTTCCTCGTGAGAAGTGGGCAAATGGCTGCGCGAAGGGGCTGAAGGTGCACGGCGGCCTAACCGTGAGCGTGTGCTGGAGTGAAGGAGatcttgatcaacttggcattTGGTCCAATAATGCTGGAAATGGTGTGAAGACGTTGCATTATAGGGGAGCTGCAGCCACTGCTAATATCTCATCTGGCATGCTTTACACTTTCAACAGTCACTTGGAATGCGTAGACACACGCACACTTCTATAA
- the LOC121757862 gene encoding uncharacterized protein LOC121757862, with protein sequence MKTHHFFLLILLHHFPALPAVKYEAINDAQHTPGGARFSSEIGIPYTEEIMKDINHFIYDIFQQYNESDRKPVDTVMVFIQQYDGAEAITYGENINVSALYLQGYEGNVKWEFTSLLHRELTHVFQWDGEGAAPVGLVEGMADYMILKSNYFPAGFAEAGKGERWDQGYDVTARFLDYCEGLRSGFVAEMNKKMRYSFSEDYFVELTGKPAAELWAEYKGKYVVH encoded by the coding sequence ATGAAAACACACCATTtcttcctcctcatcctcctccacCACTTCCCGGCCCTCCCCGCCGTGAAATACGAGGCGATCAACGACGCACAACACACTCCGGGAGGGGCTCGGTTCTCATCCGAGATCGGAATCCCATACACCGAAGAGATCATGAAAGACATCAACCACTTCATCTACGACATCTTCCAGCAATACAACGAATCCGACCGCAAACCCGTCGACACCGTCATGGTCTTCATCCAGCAATACGACGGCGCAGAGGCGATCACCTACGGCGAAAACATCAACGTCAGCGCCCTCTACCTGCAAGGCTACGAGGGAAACGTTAAATGGGAGTTCACCTCACTCCTCCACCGCGAGCTCACGCACGTGTTCCAGTGGGACGGCGAGGGGGCGGCGCCGGTGGGGCTGGTGGAGGGGATGGCCGATTACATGATACTGAAGTCGAATTATTTTCCGGCGGGGTTTGCGGAGGCGGGAAAGGGGGAGAGGTGGGACCAGGGGTATGATGTCACGGCGAGGTTTTTGGATTATTGTGAGGGGTTGAGGTCGGGATTTGTGGCGGAGATGAATAAGAAGATGAGATATAGTTTTTCCGAGGATTATTTTGTGGAGTTGACGGGGAAGCCGGCGGCGGAGCTCTGGGCGGAGTATAAGGGTAAGTATGTTGTACATTAA
- the LOC121757861 gene encoding uncharacterized protein LOC121757861: protein MAKTLQFLLSSFLLYASILLQQTLATKIIVTNNSTTTPGGIRFDREIGVAFTIATEQSINQFIWKLFRQNTPADRKDVPVLNVVVKRLDDDTLAETGGDNIYVNDNGIMSFGDARFDFTALMYHETTHIFQWSGRGTAPGGLTEGIADYVVMKSKYFVSEGYTKPGEGGRWDEGYGVTARFLEYCDGLREGFTVDLNNKMREVYKDEYFLEMLGKPLDQVWNEYKAKYAK from the coding sequence ATGGCCAAAACCCTCCAATTTTTACTATCTTCATTTCTCCTCTATGCATCAATTCTACTACAACAAACCCTAGCCACCAAAATCATCGTCACAAACAACTCCACCACTACCCCGGGCGGCATCCGCTTCGACCGCGAAATCGGCGTCGCCTTCACCATCGCCACCGAGCAATCCATCAACCAATTCATCTGGAAGCTCTTCCGCCAAAACACCCCCGCCGACAGGAAAGACGTCCCCGTCCTAAACGTCGTCGTCAAGCGCCTCGACGACGACACGCTGGCGGAGACGGGCGGGGACAACATCTACGTGAACGACAACGGCATCATGAGCTTCGGCGACGCCAGGTTCGACTTCACGGCGCTCATGTACCACGAAACCACCCACATTTTCCAGTGGTCGGGGCGGGGCACGGCACCGGGGGGATTGACCGAGGGGATTGCGGATTATGTGGTGATGAAGTCGAAGTACTTTGTTTCCGAGGGGTATACGAAGCCCGGGGAGGGGGGCCGGTGGGACGAGGGATACGGCGTGACGGCTAGGTTTTTGGAGTATTGTGATGGTTTGAGGGAAGGGTTTACGGTGGATTTGAATAATAAGATGAGGGAGGTTTATAAGGATGAGTATTTTCTTGAGATGTTGGGGAAGCCTTTGGATCAGGTTTGGAACGAGTATAAGGCTAAATATGCAAAGTGA
- the LOC121758021 gene encoding LYR motif-containing protein At3g19508-like isoform X1: MVYREMQKVLRAYGEVLRLVRRLPEDSRPYYAKFARENFVNYREVDPKDAAAVQDLLRRTYNHSLWVLSKYGVDESVAGKLKGICSA, translated from the exons ATGGTTTACCGAGAAATGCAGAAGGTGCTAAGAGCCTACGGCGAGGTGCTGCGGCTGGTGCGCCGCCTGCCGGAGGATAGCAGGCCTTACTACGCCAAATTCGCCCGTGAAAACTTCGTCAATTACCGAGAAGTCGACCCCAAAGACGCTGCCGCCGTCCAAGACCTCCTCCGCCGCACCTACAATCATTCTCTTTGGGTCCTCAGCAAg TATGGTGTGGATGAATCTGTGGCGGGTAAGCTTAAAGGAATCTGCTCTGCTTGA
- the LOC121758021 gene encoding LYR motif-containing protein At3g19508-like isoform X2 translates to MKVLRAYGEVLRLVRRLPEDSRPYYAKFARENFVNYREVDPKDAAAVQDLLRRTYNHSLWVLSKYGVDESVAGKLKGICSA, encoded by the exons ATG AAGGTGCTAAGAGCCTACGGCGAGGTGCTGCGGCTGGTGCGCCGCCTGCCGGAGGATAGCAGGCCTTACTACGCCAAATTCGCCCGTGAAAACTTCGTCAATTACCGAGAAGTCGACCCCAAAGACGCTGCCGCCGTCCAAGACCTCCTCCGCCGCACCTACAATCATTCTCTTTGGGTCCTCAGCAAg TATGGTGTGGATGAATCTGTGGCGGGTAAGCTTAAAGGAATCTGCTCTGCTTGA
- the LOC121757017 gene encoding uncharacterized protein LOC121757017 isoform X2, producing the protein MDVWSWICELPNSDEWNHSESESYLTFTLASSAPSSKHPTQLIHLRADRSLTSEAETSIRFSVRLVGFNKLSSDDDDQKPIWASNACPLSSENPFLPLVLQLLQEIVSRSPMAQVSWILDSHAPESFSRFFNLVLLTRLFWVCACDAPSDVGSFFFHYLLAPNIETFTCHHAPVVRNFFVAVGADVELCFTRTAGYMLAKWLILRDVEVGLRSTPPAASGNLGFSYAVESHGLWILKGFSPVKSMQCMQSQGQNGLFPAVMETRESLLKYALAHQQLEAVIQLEYKVRFHESYIHVSARVDNLRIHVAKLGFRKNDESFLNEKHFPSRVRVWVGPEVGASYVGGLSLGWSTENVERETEMQKTMKGSSGKPKVPKVKAMVRMATRSKIKNWRWDQDTDGNAAVFDATLCDNTTGIEVATWKPSGVGGGGEVGIDFRRRYSGNGRAFTKSGGVVFAGDECGAEVGWRVSKEMEWSVLKWRIGGKVWLSYWPNQVNSSYYETRCIEWCDEVDLPLIPSANLI; encoded by the exons ATGGATGTCTGGTCATGGATATGCGAACTCCCCAACTCGGACGAGTGGAACCACTCCGAGTCCGAATCTTACCTCACCTTCACCCTCGCCTCCTCCGCACCGAGTTCGAAACACCCGACTCAGTTGATTCACCTCCGAGCCGACCGCAGTCTCACCTCGGAGGCGGAAACTTCCATCCGTTTCTCGGTCCGCTTGGTAGGTTTTAACAAACTCTCTTCCGACGACGATGACCAGAAGCCCATCTGGGCTTCTAACGCGTGTCCTCTGTCGTCGGAAAACCCTTTCCTGCCCCTCGTCCTGCAGCTCCTTCAGGAAATCGTGTCGCGCTCGCCCATGGCGCAG GTGTCATGGATTCTGGACTCCCACGCGCCAGAGTCCTTCTCGAGATTCTTCAACCTCGTCCTCCTCACGCGCCTCTTCTGGGTGTGCGCGTGCGACGCGCCCTCCGACGTCGGCTCCTTCTTCTTCCACTACCTGCTCGCGCCGAATATAGAGACGTTCACCTGCCACCACGCGCCTGTTGTGAGGAACTTCTTCGTCGCGGTCGGCGCTGACGTGGAGCTTTGCTTCACGCGCACCGCTGGGTACATGTTAGCGAAATGGCTCATTTTAAGAGACGTTGAGGTGGGGCTGAGATCGACGCCGCCAGCGGCGTCAGGGAATCTCGGATTCTCCTACGCCGTGGAATCTCACGGACTGTGGATATTGAAGGGCTTCTCTCCGGTGAAATCCATGCAGTGCATGCAATCTCAGGGGCAAAACGGTCTTTTCCCTGCGGTGATGGAGACTAGGGAATCCCTGCTAAAATACGCCTTAGCTCATCAGCAGCTTGAGGCTGTGATTCAGCTGGAATACAAGGTCAGATTCCACGAGAGCTACATCCACGTAAGCGCACGTGTCGACAATCTGAGGATCCACGTGGCGAAGCTAGGGTTTAGGAAGAACGACGAGAGCTTCCTGAACGAGAAGCATTTTCCTTCACGGGTTCGGGTCTGGGTCGGGCCGGAGGTCGGGGCGAGCTACGTGGGCGGGCTGAGCCTGGGCTGGTCGACGGAGAACGTGGAGAGGGAGACGGAGATGCAGAAGACGATGAAGGGCAGCTCAGGGAAGCCGAAGGTCCCAAAGGTGAAGGCGATGGTGAGGATGGCGACGAGGTCGAAAATCAAGAATTGGAGGTGGGACCAGGACACGGATGGGAATGCAGCAGTGTTCGATGCAACCCTGTGCGACAACACCACTGGCATTGAGGTCGCCACGTGGAAGCCGTCTGgcgttggtggtggtggggaggTCGGAATAGATTTTAGACGGCGGTATAGTGGGAATGGGAGGGCGTTTACAAAGTCCGGTGGAGTGGTGTTCGCCGGAGATGAGTGTGGGGCGGAGGTGGGGTGGAGGGTGAGCAAGGAGATGGAATGGAGTGTGTTGAAGTGGAGGATTGGAGGGAAAGTTTGGTTGAGCTATTGGCCTAATCAAGTGAACTCTTCTTACTATGAGACTAGGTGTATTGAGTGGTGTGATGAGGTTGATTTGCCCTTGATACCTAGTGCAAATTTGATCTAG
- the LOC121757017 gene encoding uncharacterized protein LOC121757017 isoform X1 encodes MDVWSWICELPNSDEWNHSESESYLTFTLASSAPSSKHPTQLIHLRADRSLTSEAETSIRFSVRLVGFNKLSSDDDDQKPIWASNACPLSSENPFLPLVLQLLQEIVSRSPMAQDSTCPRSQLQLQRGQVSWILDSHAPESFSRFFNLVLLTRLFWVCACDAPSDVGSFFFHYLLAPNIETFTCHHAPVVRNFFVAVGADVELCFTRTAGYMLAKWLILRDVEVGLRSTPPAASGNLGFSYAVESHGLWILKGFSPVKSMQCMQSQGQNGLFPAVMETRESLLKYALAHQQLEAVIQLEYKVRFHESYIHVSARVDNLRIHVAKLGFRKNDESFLNEKHFPSRVRVWVGPEVGASYVGGLSLGWSTENVERETEMQKTMKGSSGKPKVPKVKAMVRMATRSKIKNWRWDQDTDGNAAVFDATLCDNTTGIEVATWKPSGVGGGGEVGIDFRRRYSGNGRAFTKSGGVVFAGDECGAEVGWRVSKEMEWSVLKWRIGGKVWLSYWPNQVNSSYYETRCIEWCDEVDLPLIPSANLI; translated from the coding sequence ATGGATGTCTGGTCATGGATATGCGAACTCCCCAACTCGGACGAGTGGAACCACTCCGAGTCCGAATCTTACCTCACCTTCACCCTCGCCTCCTCCGCACCGAGTTCGAAACACCCGACTCAGTTGATTCACCTCCGAGCCGACCGCAGTCTCACCTCGGAGGCGGAAACTTCCATCCGTTTCTCGGTCCGCTTGGTAGGTTTTAACAAACTCTCTTCCGACGACGATGACCAGAAGCCCATCTGGGCTTCTAACGCGTGTCCTCTGTCGTCGGAAAACCCTTTCCTGCCCCTCGTCCTGCAGCTCCTTCAGGAAATCGTGTCGCGCTCGCCCATGGCGCAGGATAGCACCTGCCCGCGCTCACAGCTTCAGCTTCAGCGCGGGCAGGTGTCATGGATTCTGGACTCCCACGCGCCAGAGTCCTTCTCGAGATTCTTCAACCTCGTCCTCCTCACGCGCCTCTTCTGGGTGTGCGCGTGCGACGCGCCCTCCGACGTCGGCTCCTTCTTCTTCCACTACCTGCTCGCGCCGAATATAGAGACGTTCACCTGCCACCACGCGCCTGTTGTGAGGAACTTCTTCGTCGCGGTCGGCGCTGACGTGGAGCTTTGCTTCACGCGCACCGCTGGGTACATGTTAGCGAAATGGCTCATTTTAAGAGACGTTGAGGTGGGGCTGAGATCGACGCCGCCAGCGGCGTCAGGGAATCTCGGATTCTCCTACGCCGTGGAATCTCACGGACTGTGGATATTGAAGGGCTTCTCTCCGGTGAAATCCATGCAGTGCATGCAATCTCAGGGGCAAAACGGTCTTTTCCCTGCGGTGATGGAGACTAGGGAATCCCTGCTAAAATACGCCTTAGCTCATCAGCAGCTTGAGGCTGTGATTCAGCTGGAATACAAGGTCAGATTCCACGAGAGCTACATCCACGTAAGCGCACGTGTCGACAATCTGAGGATCCACGTGGCGAAGCTAGGGTTTAGGAAGAACGACGAGAGCTTCCTGAACGAGAAGCATTTTCCTTCACGGGTTCGGGTCTGGGTCGGGCCGGAGGTCGGGGCGAGCTACGTGGGCGGGCTGAGCCTGGGCTGGTCGACGGAGAACGTGGAGAGGGAGACGGAGATGCAGAAGACGATGAAGGGCAGCTCAGGGAAGCCGAAGGTCCCAAAGGTGAAGGCGATGGTGAGGATGGCGACGAGGTCGAAAATCAAGAATTGGAGGTGGGACCAGGACACGGATGGGAATGCAGCAGTGTTCGATGCAACCCTGTGCGACAACACCACTGGCATTGAGGTCGCCACGTGGAAGCCGTCTGgcgttggtggtggtggggaggTCGGAATAGATTTTAGACGGCGGTATAGTGGGAATGGGAGGGCGTTTACAAAGTCCGGTGGAGTGGTGTTCGCCGGAGATGAGTGTGGGGCGGAGGTGGGGTGGAGGGTGAGCAAGGAGATGGAATGGAGTGTGTTGAAGTGGAGGATTGGAGGGAAAGTTTGGTTGAGCTATTGGCCTAATCAAGTGAACTCTTCTTACTATGAGACTAGGTGTATTGAGTGGTGTGATGAGGTTGATTTGCCCTTGATACCTAGTGCAAATTTGATCTAG
- the LOC121758098 gene encoding alpha-L-fucosidase 2-like isoform X2 produces MSLDLLLFLGAEDTLWTGTPGDYADPDAPTTLSEVRKLVDSGKYAEATAVAANLSGNPSAVYQLLGDIKLEFDESHAAFDKGTYQRVLDLDTATVKVQYSVNQVEFERDYFASYPDEVIVMKISVNKSSSLNFTVSLDSKLHHHAYANNNSQIILDGRCPVRRIPPHVFGNSIPKERDALGPVQHTNPKGIEYFAVLDLQIGDGVGDVHVLDGRKLQVVGCNWAVIRLTAASTFDGPFTDPVDSKRDPSSESLKKMDAAKAHSYADLYSRHVNDYQALFHRVSLQLTKGPTNATKNDKDGVMTTAERVKSFKIDEDPSLVELLFQYGRYLLIACSRPGSQPANLQGIWNKDIEPAWDGAPHLNINLQMNYWPSLSCNLKECQEPLFDYISSLSVNGKKTAQVNYGASGWVTHQVSDIWAKTSADRGQAVWALWPMGGAWLCTHLWDHYAYTMDKEFLRNKAYPLMEGCASFLLDWLIEGPGGRLETNPSTSPEHTFTAPDGKPASVSYSATMDMQIIREVFSNIVSAAEELGKSDDLIARVRKAQARLRSTTIAKDESIMEWAEEFADPEVHHRHLSHLFGLFPGHSINVGQTPDLCKAAEKTLIKRGEEGPGWSTTWKAASWARLHNSEHAYRMVKHLFDLVEPSHESDFEGGLYANLFTAHPPFQIDANFGFSAAVAEMLVQSSVRHLYLLPALPREKWANGCAKGLKVHGGLTVSVCWSEGDLDQLGIWSNNAGNGVKTLHYRGAAATANISSGMLYTFNSHLECVDTRTLL; encoded by the exons Atg TCTTTGGATCTTCTCCTTTTTCTTGGTGCAGAGGACACCCTCTGGACAGGGACTCCTGGTGATTATGCAGATCCTGATGCTCCAACCACCCTATCTGAGGTTAGGAAGCTTGTCGATAGCGGGAAGTATGCAGAGGCTACTGCAGTTGCAGCCAATCTCTCAGGAAATCCTTCTGCT GTGTACCAGCTCTTGGGAGACATAAAGCTAGAGTTTGATGAGTCTCATGCTGCTTTTGATAAAGGAACTTATCAAAGAGTGTTGGATTTAGACACAGCGACCGTTAAAGTGCAGTATTCTGTCAATCAAGTTGAGTTTGAAAGGGACTATTTTGCTTCATATCCGGATGAAGTAATTGTGATGAAGATTTCTGTAAACAAGTCTTCATCTCTTAATTTTACAGTGTCCCTAGACAGCAAACTGCATCACCATGCTTATGCAAATAACAACAGCCAAATCATTTTAGATGGACGTTGTCCAGTCAGAAGAATCCCTCCACACGTCTTTGGGAACTCTATTCCCAAAGAAAGAGACGCTCTCGGGCCTGTTCAGCACACCAATCCCAAAGGAATTGAGTATTTTGCAGTTCTGGATTTGCAGATTGGAGATGGTGTGGGTGACGTTCATGTTTTGGATGGTAGAAAGCTACAGGTGGTGGGTTGCAACTGGGCTGTTATCCGTCTTACTGCAGCATCAACATTTGACGGACCCTTTACAGACCCCGTGGACTCAAAAAGGGATCCTAGCTCTGAGTCCTTGAAAAAAATGGATGCTGCCAAAGCACACTCATATGCTGATCTTTACTCACGCCATGTCAATGACTATCAAGCACTTTTCCATCGTGTCTCATTGCAGCTTACCAAGGGCCCCACAAATGCTACAAAAAATGACAAGGATGGGGTGATGACAACTGCTGAGAGGGTTAAGTCTTTTAAAATTGATGAAGATCCTTCACTAGTTGAGCTTCTGTTCCAGTATGGTCGATACCTATTGATTGCTTGTTCGCGTCCTGGATCCCAGCCTGCAAACCTTCAAGGCATCTGGAATAAGGACATCGAGCCAGCATGGGA TGGTGCTCCTCACTTGAATATCAATCTCCAAATGAACTATTGGCCTTCTCTCTCTTGCAACCTCAAAGAGTGCCAAGAGCCTTTGTTTGACTATATTTCTTCTCTGTCCGTAAATGGGAAAAAGACTGCACAG GTGAACTATGGGGCGAGCGGTTGGGTTACACATCAGGTGTCTGATATATGGGCCAAAACATCTGCGGATCGTGGCCAAGCTGTGTGGGCTTTGTGGCCGATGGGTGGAGCATGGCTTTGTACTCATTTATGGGATCATTATGCTTATACAATGGACAAA GAATTCTTGAGAAACAAAGCATATCCATTGATGGAAGGCTGCGCTTCATTTTTACTTGACTGGTTAATTGAAGGCCCAGGTGGAAGACTTGAAACAAATCCATCGACCTCCCCGGAGCATACCTTTACTGCTCCGGATGGTAAGCCTGCTAGTGTAAGCTACTCAGCAACCATGGACATGCAAATTATTAGAGAGGTTTTCTCCAACATTGTTTCTGCTGCTGAG GAATTGGGAAAAAGCGATGATCTTATTGCAAGAGTCCGTAAAGCTCAAGCACGCCTTAGGTCAACCACGATTGCTAAGGATGAGTCCATTATGGAATGG GCAGAGGAGTTTGCAGATCCAGAGGTGCACCACAGGCATCTGTCACATCTATTCGGGCTTTTTCCTGGGCATAGCATCAACGTCGGACAGACCCCTGATCTATGTAAAGCTGCTGAGAAAACCCTAATCAAACGAG GAGAGGAGGGTCCGGGATGGTCGACCACATGGAAAGCTGCCTCGTGGGCACGGCTGCATAACAGCGAGCACGCATACCGGATGGTGAAGCATCTTTTCGATCTAGTGGAGCCCAGCCACGAGAGCGATTTTGAAGGAGGGCTATATGCGAACCTCTTCACTGCTCATCCACCTTTCCAGATCGATGCAAACTTCGG ATTTTCGGCAGCAGTGGCGGAGATGCTAGTTCAGAGCAGCGTGAGACACTTGTACCTGCTGCCGGCTCTTCCTCGTGAGAAGTGGGCAAATGGCTGCGCGAAGGGGCTGAAGGTGCACGGCGGCCTAACCGTGAGCGTGTGCTGGAGTGAAGGAGatcttgatcaacttggcattTGGTCCAATAATGCTGGAAATGGTGTGAAGACGTTGCATTATAGGGGAGCTGCAGCCACTGCTAATATCTCATCTGGCATGCTTTACACTTTCAACAGTCACTTGGAATGCGTAGACACACGCACACTTCTATAA